The nucleotide sequence CCGGTGCAGGAAGGTCTCCGCCAGCAGCAGCTGCCGCCCGTCGGGGGTCAGCGCCATCCCGTTGGGGAACATGACCTCCCCGTCGACCCGGTGCACGGTGCCCTGCGGATCGATGTGCGCCAGCGCCGTCGGCTTCGGGTCCTCGGTCCCGACGGCGAACCCGAAGTTGCCGACGTAGGCGTGCCCGTCCGGGGCGACGAGCAGGTCGTTGCCCGGGCCGCCGGCGACGGCGCTGAAGTCGGCGTAGCTGCTCAGCGCGCCGTCCGGGCCGATCCGCAGCACCGTCGCGTCGGCCTGGGACACCACGAGTGCGGTGCCGTCGGCCAGGAAACCCAGGCCGGACGGCGCACCCGGCACCTCGGCGACCGTCGTGGCGTCGCCGCCGGGGGAGAAGGTCAGCACCGCGCCGGTGAAGAAGTCGCTGGCCCACAATGCGCCGTCGTGCCAGCGCAGGCCTTCGAGGAACCGGTGTCCGGAGGCGAACCCGGTGTAGGTGTGCAGC is from Pseudonocardia autotrophica and encodes:
- a CDS encoding SMP-30/gluconolactonase/LRE family protein, encoding MKLHTYTGFASGHRFLEGLRWHDGALWASDFFTGAVLTFSPGGDATTVAEVPGAPSGLGFLADGTALVVSQADATVLRIGPDGALSSYADFSAVAGGPGNDLLVAPDGHAYVGNFGFAVGTEDPKPTALAHIDPQGTVHRVDGEVMFPNGMALTPDGRQLLLAETFLHRITAYDRASDGSLSNQRVWAQLPETFMPDGIALDTDGGVWFGNALTMGDDAGFYRVVAGGELTDKVPVTGTQAVACAFGGDDRSTLYLSCNTTTLEEFVQGRSDGAVAVASVGYTGVPTA